One part of the Candidatus Bathyarchaeota archaeon genome encodes these proteins:
- a CDS encoding acyltransferase encodes MTKNRIGPRTIYKTLKFNSAALGKSIPSRHLLGNLVDGKTKISIEKGAQLEIKGNLEMGINPENFFPSNAPCILTMGENSRIIFHGNINIGRGVIIEAQRNATIEFGKNVCINSNATIIASQSIKIGDSTGIGWNSEIIDTDYHGMLNTIGDVKVAGPIEIGSHVFIARHVYIMKGIKIGDGSIIGAGAIVTHDVPPNCLAGGIPAKIIKENIQWK; translated from the coding sequence ATGACTAAAAACAGAATCGGGCCACGCACTATCTACAAGACCCTCAAGTTTAACTCGGCGGCTTTAGGCAAATCAATACCTTCACGTCACCTATTAGGTAATCTCGTCGATGGAAAAACAAAAATAAGTATAGAAAAAGGCGCTCAACTCGAAATCAAAGGTAACCTCGAGATGGGAATTAACCCTGAGAACTTTTTTCCCTCAAATGCGCCTTGCATTCTCACAATGGGGGAGAACAGCAGAATCATTTTCCATGGAAACATAAACATTGGGAGGGGAGTTATTATTGAAGCTCAAAGGAATGCCACCATCGAGTTTGGTAAAAACGTCTGTATTAACTCCAATGCTACGATAATTGCTTCTCAAAGCATCAAAATAGGAGATAGCACCGGAATCGGGTGGAACTCAGAGATCATTGATACTGATTACCATGGAATGTTGAATACTATTGGCGATGTTAAAGTAGCTGGACCCATCGAAATTGGGAGCCACGTGTTTATCGCTCGCCATGTCTATATAATGAAAGGCATAAAAATCGGTGACGGATCAATCATAGGAGCCGGCGCAATTGTCACACATGACGTACCGCCGAATTGTTTAGCAGGCGGGATACCTGCAAAAATAATTAAAGAAAACATCCAATGGAAATAA
- the thsB gene encoding thermosome subunit beta: MSQGAGNIPVLVLKEGTGRSTGREAQRNNIMAAKIVAESVKSTLGPCGMDKMLVSGMGDVAITNDGATIMKELDVQHPAAKMLVEVAKAQDKEVGDGTTTAVILAGELLAKAEGLLDKNIHPTVIIEGYKKASEEAQKILQNIALPVAFDNEKTLREVAITSISSKSINVAEEHFAKIIVDSVKQVSEKVEDKYVADIDLVKIVKKHGQSLDETELVKGMVIDKEVASSGMPKLIDNAKIALLNAKLEIEKTEFDAKINIESPDQMKLFLDEEERMLKEMVTSVTKAGANVVFCEKGIDDMALHFLGKAGVLAVKSLSSGDMEKLSKATGAMIVASVKELNADVLGKAKRVEEVKIGDDKLIYIRDCKNPKAVTIVIRGSANHVLDEAERSLHDGLCVVRNVIEDGKIVAGGGAPEAELSKGLRAFAVKVGGREQLAIEAFAEAVEEIPLTLAENAGLDPIDIMVALRAQHEKPDSKTFGIDVNTGKIVDMCPKLVVEPLRVKQQVIKSATEATNMILKIDDLISIKGGKAPPMPPGGMGGMGGMGGMGGMGGMPY; the protein is encoded by the coding sequence ATGTCACAAGGTGCAGGAAACATTCCCGTTCTAGTTCTAAAGGAAGGCACAGGTAGAAGTACTGGCCGTGAAGCCCAAAGAAACAACATTATGGCAGCGAAAATCGTTGCTGAATCAGTTAAATCAACGCTTGGCCCCTGCGGCATGGATAAGATGCTTGTCAGCGGCATGGGCGACGTTGCAATAACCAACGATGGCGCAACCATCATGAAGGAACTTGATGTTCAGCATCCAGCTGCCAAGATGCTCGTCGAAGTTGCCAAGGCGCAGGACAAAGAGGTCGGTGACGGAACAACAACCGCCGTTATTTTGGCAGGTGAACTGCTCGCGAAAGCCGAGGGGCTCCTCGACAAGAACATTCACCCCACCGTCATAATTGAGGGCTACAAGAAAGCCAGCGAAGAAGCCCAAAAGATCCTTCAAAACATCGCCTTACCCGTTGCATTCGACAACGAAAAAACCCTCAGGGAAGTCGCAATTACCTCTATCTCAAGCAAAAGCATCAACGTCGCCGAGGAACACTTCGCAAAAATCATCGTTGACTCCGTCAAGCAGGTCAGCGAGAAAGTCGAAGACAAATACGTCGCCGACATAGACCTGGTCAAAATCGTTAAGAAGCACGGTCAAAGCCTAGACGAAACCGAGCTTGTTAAAGGCATGGTTATCGACAAAGAAGTCGCCAGCAGCGGCATGCCAAAACTAATCGACAACGCAAAAATCGCCCTCCTCAACGCCAAACTCGAAATCGAGAAAACCGAGTTCGACGCAAAAATCAACATAGAAAGCCCAGACCAGATGAAACTTTTCCTCGACGAAGAAGAACGCATGCTTAAAGAGATGGTTACATCCGTCACCAAAGCAGGCGCCAACGTGGTCTTCTGCGAGAAAGGCATCGATGATATGGCACTGCATTTCCTGGGTAAAGCCGGCGTCCTCGCGGTTAAAAGCTTAAGCAGCGGCGACATGGAAAAGCTCAGCAAAGCCACCGGCGCCATGATTGTTGCCAGCGTTAAAGAATTAAACGCAGATGTTTTGGGCAAAGCTAAACGCGTCGAAGAAGTCAAAATCGGCGATGACAAACTAATCTACATCCGCGACTGCAAGAACCCCAAAGCCGTAACTATTGTTATCCGCGGCTCAGCCAATCATGTTCTCGACGAAGCAGAACGCAGTCTACACGACGGCTTATGTGTTGTCCGCAACGTAATCGAAGACGGCAAAATCGTTGCAGGCGGCGGCGCACCCGAAGCTGAACTTTCGAAGGGTCTGCGTGCCTTTGCAGTTAAAGTCGGCGGACGAGAGCAACTTGCCATCGAAGCCTTTGCGGAGGCAGTGGAGGAAATCCCCTTGACTCTCGCAGAGAACGCTGGCCTTGACCCCATCGACATCATGGTTGCACTGCGGGCTCAGCATGAGAAGCCAGACAGCAAAACCTTCGGCATAGACGTCAACACAGGCAAAATCGTGGACATGTGCCCCAAACTTGTCGTGGAGCCGCTCCGCGTTAAGCAGCAAGTCATCAAATCCGCAACCGAAGCCACCAACATGATCCTGAAAATCGACGACCTCATCAGCATAAAAGGCGGCAAAGCACCTCCGATGCCCCCGGGAGGAATGGGCGGAATGGGAGGTATGGGTGGCATGGGCGGTATGGGCGGAATGCCCTACTAA
- a CDS encoding four-helix bundle copper-binding protein: protein MQEAAEGDWSEKNQSPLAGRISGTMEELERIQSCEMMYSDEVRECLKDSLDCYQSCTETTMRCLRMRGKHSEPGHINLLMDCAKICSNNADFIIRNSPYYPQTCGICADICDECSDVCDRFEDDFMKECASVCRRCAESCREMAR, encoded by the coding sequence GTGCAAGAGGCTGCTGAGGGGGATTGGTCAGAGAAAAATCAGTCGCCCCTCGCAGGCAGAATTTCCGGAACCATGGAGGAGCTTGAGCGCATCCAAAGCTGCGAGATGATGTATAGTGATGAAGTCCGCGAATGCCTCAAAGACTCTTTGGATTGCTATCAAAGCTGTACTGAAACCACCATGCGGTGCCTGCGAATGCGCGGTAAACATTCTGAGCCTGGACACATCAACTTGCTTATGGACTGCGCTAAAATCTGCAGCAACAACGCCGATTTCATCATCCGAAACTCCCCCTACTACCCACAAACCTGCGGCATATGCGCTGACATCTGCGATGAATGCAGTGACGTCTGCGACCGCTTCGAAGATGACTTCATGAAGGAATGCGCAAGCGTCTGTAGGCGATGTGCTGAGTCCTGTCGGGAGATGGCAAGGTGA
- a CDS encoding glycosidase yields the protein MRFIFHLADDFFRRERGLVKRFAHNPILEPIKSNSWENRSVFNAAAIYSEGQVHIVYRAQGTDMVSRLGLATSNDGFNITERLEQPIFTPLHHAERDGCEDPRLTIIGDQCIMAYTAYRNHDFPVIFQISLTSINLRDFVHRNWNWKERSLPFPGVRNKDAVILPGKVDGKYMMFHRIEPSICVSYSEDLKRWHDFKSIMEPRDGKWDSKKIGAAGTPIELNEGYLFIYHGVDENNHYSLGAALLDKANPEKVLHRTENAILTPSEQYECLGDVPNVVFSCGNVQIDDQVIVYYGGADSVLCGASYELSELLPKK from the coding sequence ATGAGGTTTATATTTCACCTAGCCGATGACTTTTTCCGAAGGGAGAGGGGTTTAGTGAAACGCTTTGCACATAATCCCATATTAGAACCAATTAAGTCGAACTCTTGGGAGAATAGGTCCGTATTTAACGCTGCAGCCATATACAGCGAAGGCCAAGTCCACATTGTCTATCGAGCACAAGGAACCGATATGGTCTCAAGACTAGGCTTAGCAACATCCAACGACGGTTTTAACATAACTGAACGTTTAGAGCAACCGATTTTTACGCCGCTGCACCATGCAGAACGCGACGGCTGCGAAGACCCACGCTTAACCATAATCGGCGACCAATGCATAATGGCCTACACAGCATACCGAAACCACGATTTCCCAGTTATCTTCCAGATTTCGCTAACATCGATAAATCTCAGAGACTTCGTTCACCGCAACTGGAACTGGAAAGAACGCAGCTTACCATTCCCGGGTGTACGAAACAAAGACGCAGTTATCTTGCCTGGCAAAGTTGACGGAAAATACATGATGTTCCATCGGATCGAACCCAGCATCTGTGTATCCTACTCAGAGGACCTGAAACGTTGGCACGACTTCAAATCCATCATGGAGCCACGGGACGGAAAGTGGGACAGCAAAAAAATCGGCGCAGCAGGCACACCCATCGAATTAAACGAAGGCTACCTGTTCATTTACCATGGCGTAGACGAAAACAACCATTATTCACTGGGCGCGGCTTTACTGGACAAGGCTAACCCCGAAAAGGTGCTTCACCGCACAGAAAACGCGATCTTGACACCCTCGGAACAGTATGAATGCCTCGGCGACGTGCCAAACGTGGTTTTCAGCTGCGGCAACGTCCAAATCGACGATCAAGTCATAGTTTACTATGGCGGAGCAGACAGCGTGCTTTGCGGCGCAAGCTACGAGTTAAGTGAGCTTTTACCCAAGAAATAA
- a CDS encoding PAS domain-containing protein, whose translation MSQTSKVTFDFGSLTQTQLNPLLNTLPVEITFIDENDTVQYFNNPPKMIFIRTKGVVGMKVQNCHPAKSLHTVTRITESFRSGNKNAAEFWINSHGHVIYIRFFAVRDAAGKYLGVVEVVQDVTEIQGLKGERRLLDWTD comes from the coding sequence TTGTCACAAACCAGTAAGGTAACCTTTGATTTTGGAAGCCTAACCCAAACCCAACTCAACCCCCTCTTAAACACTCTCCCAGTTGAAATCACCTTCATCGACGAAAACGACACCGTCCAGTACTTCAACAACCCCCCGAAAATGATTTTTATCCGCACCAAAGGGGTCGTCGGCATGAAAGTCCAGAACTGCCACCCAGCCAAAAGCTTACACACAGTAACTAGGATAACGGAATCCTTCAGGTCAGGCAATAAAAACGCCGCTGAATTCTGGATAAACTCGCATGGACACGTGATTTACATCCGCTTCTTCGCAGTCAGAGACGCCGCCGGCAAATATTTGGGTGTGGTGGAGGTGGTGCAGGACGTGACTGAAATTCAGGGGCTGAAGGGTGAGCGGCGACTGCTTGACTGGACCGATTAG
- a CDS encoding hemerythrin domain-containing protein: MEETAIEKEIKKERKEMEKNPTIYDLLKLEHKDVKNLFKQIVDEESFQGNVYEQIRKALMMHMEGEEKLIYPRLQNAQETRSATLEAFEEHDLARKVMSDIDESSDEETKLAKVKVLSETISHHIEEEEGELFKKSKKVLSSFDEHDLAKQFMAEKMNKLPAL; this comes from the coding sequence ATGGAAGAAACCGCTATCGAGAAAGAAATCAAGAAAGAACGTAAAGAAATGGAGAAGAACCCCACCATCTATGATTTGCTGAAGCTGGAACATAAAGACGTTAAGAACCTGTTTAAGCAGATTGTGGACGAAGAAAGCTTCCAGGGAAACGTCTATGAGCAAATCCGCAAAGCCCTGATGATGCATATGGAGGGCGAAGAGAAACTAATCTATCCTCGGCTGCAGAATGCCCAAGAAACCAGAAGTGCCACATTGGAAGCCTTCGAAGAGCATGACCTAGCAAGGAAGGTGATGTCGGATATCGATGAATCCTCAGATGAAGAAACCAAGTTGGCGAAGGTTAAGGTTCTAAGCGAAACAATAAGCCACCACATAGAGGAGGAGGAAGGGGAACTCTTCAAGAAATCAAAGAAGGTGCTCTCCAGCTTTGATGAACATGACTTAGCCAAGCAATTTATGGCTGAGAAAATGAACAAGCTGCCTGCACTTTAG
- a CDS encoding glycosyltransferase family 4 protein, whose translation MANTILGVPQLSSVKEVAFVSTFPPRKCGIATFTADLVNSIGELHKLKNQTVISIDGRRFFKPSFEQLEHKIGRDFQEDYLLMADFLNKSSVNAVNVQHEFGIFGGEAGEYICSFLERLKHPVATTLHTVLPNFEDKPKEVFEKVVERSQAIVVLNETTRSLVRRYGVPDRKVKLIPHGCPDLPLVPTEKAKAEIGLKDRVVLSTFGLLSKGKGIEHVIEALPELVKREPRIIYYVLGVTHPEVKKQEGEAYRNRLHRMAKSRGLSGHVRFLNRFLSKPELYRYLQATDVYITPYVSPNQVSSGTLSYALAAGKAVVSTPYLHAQEALGEGRGVFCGFNDSDSVAERVNEVIENKALRESLEQKAYSYSRQFTWPLVAKKYLDLFDELTRESEMNQPYTYPP comes from the coding sequence TTGGCTAACACTATCCTTGGCGTCCCTCAACTGAGTAGCGTTAAAGAAGTTGCCTTCGTAAGCACTTTTCCCCCAAGAAAATGTGGGATAGCAACCTTTACAGCTGACTTAGTTAACTCCATCGGGGAACTGCATAAGCTTAAAAACCAAACTGTAATCTCCATCGATGGACGCCGCTTCTTTAAGCCATCGTTCGAGCAGTTAGAACATAAAATCGGACGCGACTTTCAGGAGGATTATTTGTTGATGGCGGATTTTCTAAACAAATCCAGCGTCAACGCTGTTAATGTGCAGCATGAATTCGGCATCTTCGGGGGAGAAGCAGGCGAGTACATCTGCTCTTTTCTGGAGAGGCTCAAGCATCCAGTTGCCACTACACTCCACACAGTGCTGCCGAACTTTGAAGACAAACCCAAAGAGGTCTTCGAGAAGGTGGTTGAGAGAAGCCAAGCCATCGTGGTGCTAAACGAAACCACCCGTTCACTTGTCAGGCGCTATGGGGTTCCGGACCGAAAAGTTAAGTTGATTCCCCACGGCTGCCCAGATTTACCCCTGGTGCCCACGGAGAAAGCCAAGGCTGAAATTGGCTTAAAGGACAGAGTGGTGCTCTCGACGTTTGGGCTACTATCTAAGGGCAAGGGCATCGAGCACGTTATTGAAGCGTTGCCGGAGCTAGTTAAGAGGGAGCCACGCATCATCTACTATGTTTTGGGGGTAACGCATCCTGAAGTGAAAAAACAGGAGGGAGAAGCCTACCGCAACAGGCTCCACCGCATGGCCAAGAGCCGCGGGCTCAGCGGACACGTGCGATTCCTCAACCGTTTCCTCTCTAAACCCGAACTCTACAGATATCTGCAGGCAACCGACGTGTACATCACGCCTTATGTGTCACCCAATCAGGTAAGCAGCGGCACGTTAAGTTACGCTTTAGCCGCGGGCAAAGCCGTGGTTTCCACCCCCTACCTGCACGCGCAAGAGGCCCTTGGCGAGGGACGCGGGGTCTTCTGCGGCTTCAACGACAGCGACTCCGTAGCCGAACGCGTCAACGAAGTTATCGAAAACAAGGCGCTGCGTGAATCTTTAGAGCAGAAAGCCTACAGCTACAGCAGACAATTCACTTGGCCGCTAGTTGCCAAAAAATACCTAGACCTCTTCGATGAGTTAACCAGAGAATCGGAGATGAATCAGCCATACACTTATCCCCCATAA
- a CDS encoding DUF2096 domain-containing protein, producing the protein MGHTMATWRLLEDMMLALKKAGVEIPTKIIEDLRASKSMIKLACSEGSHGDAIMKAEELQANVEAYLVTEAQKTFGSERVDEWLMQLEQATSEVCEEPPEENVFVTGVPRDQKWVRVEPHDDLTAERIEQMAKAHGLQIKLQSDGKLLVHGQISEIKDLIRKMTAATKEKFV; encoded by the coding sequence ATGGGCCACACCATGGCAACTTGGAGGCTACTTGAGGACATGATGCTTGCCCTCAAAAAGGCAGGCGTAGAGATACCCACAAAAATCATAGAGGACCTGCGTGCATCAAAATCCATGATTAAGCTTGCCTGCAGCGAAGGCAGCCACGGCGACGCCATCATGAAGGCAGAGGAACTCCAAGCTAACGTCGAGGCATATTTGGTTACGGAGGCGCAGAAAACCTTCGGCTCCGAGCGGGTAGATGAATGGCTCATGCAGCTTGAGCAGGCCACCTCGGAAGTCTGCGAGGAACCCCCCGAGGAAAATGTGTTTGTTACGGGGGTGCCGCGGGACCAGAAGTGGGTTCGTGTGGAGCCGCATGATGATTTGACGGCTGAGCGGATTGAGCAGATGGCTAAGGCGCATGGGTTGCAAATCAAGCTGCAGAGCGACGGCAAGCTGCTGGTGCATGGCCAAATAAGCGAAATCAAAGATCTCATCAGGAAAATGACTGCGGCAACAAAGGAAAAATTTGTTTAA
- a CDS encoding thymidylate synthase: MKHVKITAFDCPDAWFKALNSIWREGDVFRVGFGSEETETKKLNLTIEITHPENRPLVSDKASCDFKYVQGYALEYLWSGECADTEVYTYGSRLNKPIDQIQEAIKRYVEEQRDRQVTMVIRRPDDIAKYDAKGNKSEPPCLSLIDTEIHDGQMHLTCYFRSWDAFGGLPANIAGLQLFNEAFVSEINERGNLSLKTGKLVFHSKNCHIYQRQYGLVKEMLEPKETAKSTRLATALKEAGQKP, translated from the coding sequence GTGAAGCATGTGAAGATAACTGCATTTGACTGTCCAGACGCATGGTTTAAGGCGTTAAACAGCATCTGGAGGGAAGGCGACGTTTTCCGTGTGGGGTTTGGCTCCGAGGAAACAGAAACAAAAAAACTCAACCTAACCATAGAAATCACTCACCCAGAAAATCGCCCGCTGGTCAGCGATAAGGCCTCATGTGACTTTAAGTATGTTCAGGGGTATGCACTTGAGTATCTGTGGTCTGGAGAATGTGCAGATACCGAGGTTTACACTTATGGCAGCCGACTTAACAAGCCAATAGACCAAATTCAAGAAGCCATAAAACGCTACGTAGAAGAGCAGCGGGACCGCCAAGTCACCATGGTTATCCGGCGACCAGACGACATCGCTAAATACGATGCGAAAGGCAACAAAAGCGAGCCGCCCTGCCTAAGCCTCATCGACACCGAAATCCACGATGGACAAATGCACCTGACATGTTATTTCCGAAGCTGGGACGCCTTCGGAGGGTTACCTGCCAACATCGCGGGGCTACAGCTCTTCAACGAGGCATTTGTCTCAGAGATCAATGAACGCGGCAACCTCTCGCTTAAGACGGGTAAACTTGTTTTTCACTCTAAAAACTGCCATATCTACCAGCGGCAGTATGGGCTCGTCAAGGAGATGCTTGAGCCCAAGGAGACCGCCAAAAGCACCCGTTTAGCTACAGCCCTTAAAGAGGCAGGGCAGAAGCCCTAA
- a CDS encoding right-handed parallel beta-helix repeat-containing protein: MAKLEKAIKRNRKLTRAIVISITGICIFALATVLFIQNPPNHAATDPPSTAEIKAPPATSAPLTNSSYPTYILDANQAYYNITTDGKYTYAKANKQLVYGGPGGVGGAEGTEAAAVLNSAVASLNASGGLILIQKGEYTLSSAVYMASRVALLCGSGARFILGYNGTMFEFSGVNDSALVGSDLYGNRDLYVGTPIVIKDTPDGDGSSRNLIAANNVFFSGGRGISVETTGGIFNNLSNNTVKDALGEGVMLSRANHNLVYGNYIDLTGYHGIVSTGGSYNSIIGNIVKNAGGNYAGGFAHGIAVDGNQGLNVCCGNVVLHNSIQDAYMAGIEVADGANNATIANNFVTGTGCPGIYFGGADASSNGAVISGNVLRQCGKQSDQGILISGASVDKRTVAVLIVNNVVDGAGADGIRIKWVTDATVTGNRVRSSGGYGLAFEDSHTDRVTIDKNNILSANTLGNWNLNFNKKTAAPSGNPLQASTP, encoded by the coding sequence GTGGCAAAACTGGAGAAGGCTATAAAGAGAAACAGAAAATTAACCCGCGCCATCGTTATATCCATAACGGGCATATGCATCTTTGCCTTAGCCACCGTGCTTTTCATTCAAAACCCGCCTAACCACGCCGCAACTGATCCTCCAAGCACCGCAGAAATAAAAGCACCCCCCGCAACCTCTGCCCCGCTAACCAACAGCAGCTACCCCACGTATATTTTGGATGCCAATCAAGCCTACTATAACATAACAACCGACGGCAAATACACATACGCAAAAGCCAACAAGCAACTTGTCTACGGCGGACCCGGCGGCGTCGGAGGCGCAGAGGGCACAGAAGCAGCGGCGGTTCTGAACTCCGCGGTGGCGTCTTTGAATGCTTCCGGCGGCTTAATTTTGATCCAAAAAGGAGAATACACACTCAGCAGTGCAGTTTACATGGCTAGCAGAGTAGCGTTATTATGCGGCTCAGGCGCCCGGTTCATTTTGGGCTACAATGGAACGATGTTTGAATTCTCAGGAGTAAACGACAGTGCCTTGGTAGGCTCGGACCTCTATGGAAACCGAGACCTCTACGTTGGAACACCCATTGTTATCAAAGACACCCCCGATGGCGACGGCTCCAGCCGCAACCTGATTGCCGCCAACAACGTCTTTTTTAGCGGCGGCAGGGGCATAAGCGTCGAAACCACAGGGGGCATCTTCAACAACCTCTCCAACAACACCGTCAAAGACGCCTTAGGGGAGGGCGTGATGCTTAGCCGCGCAAACCACAACTTAGTCTACGGCAACTACATCGACCTGACAGGGTACCATGGGATAGTAAGCACAGGCGGCAGCTACAACAGCATCATAGGCAACATAGTGAAGAATGCAGGCGGCAACTATGCGGGTGGCTTTGCACATGGAATCGCAGTTGACGGCAACCAAGGCCTAAACGTCTGCTGCGGCAATGTAGTTTTACATAACAGCATCCAAGACGCCTACATGGCTGGGATCGAGGTGGCTGATGGAGCCAACAACGCCACCATAGCAAACAACTTTGTCACCGGAACCGGCTGCCCAGGAATTTATTTCGGCGGGGCAGATGCATCGAGCAACGGCGCAGTCATTTCAGGTAACGTCCTGAGGCAATGTGGAAAGCAATCTGATCAAGGAATCCTCATTTCAGGTGCATCGGTGGATAAACGGACTGTGGCCGTATTGATTGTCAACAATGTGGTTGACGGCGCAGGAGCGGATGGCATCCGCATAAAATGGGTAACAGATGCAACCGTGACAGGCAATCGAGTTCGAAGTTCCGGCGGATACGGCTTGGCTTTCGAAGACTCACACACGGACCGCGTCACAATCGATAAAAATAATATTCTAAGCGCAAACACATTGGGAAACTGGAACCTTAACTTCAACAAAAAAACAGCTGCACCGTCTGGAAACCCATTGCAAGCGTCTACTCCATAG
- a CDS encoding rhodanese-like domain-containing protein, with the protein MKLVKVRSEGLAHNSYYLSSRGEAAVIDPRRDSQIYSQLAAEDCSKIRYILETHRNEDYIVGSLELQNQTGAQICHSKMLPFRYGEQNLSGGDTLNLGDVKIKALYTPGHTDESLCYLVYEGEEAKLVFSGDTLFAGSVGRTDLYGANKWATQAQKLYDSLQGELLTLDSGVLVYPAHGAGSVCGGGITGYEPTSIGYEKQTNPYLRLTKEGFVERAMAEQLVKPRYFKTMEEQNLNGAPLLSELSYPKPLTLSQFEEQMQHPGMVVLDTRRPYSYAGAHVPNALSLWLNGSSAYTGWLLDPAQQVIFIHERASDNDTATTWLRRQGFDNLGGFLCGGMEEWQEAGNPIKSNPTITASLLRGKLDRGEVALLDVREPHEWLKDGYVGGATLINFAELPQKTAELPMDKPWAVTCSVGNRSSIAVSILERAGISGANVLGGMTAWTNLGYPTKKGF; encoded by the coding sequence ATGAAGCTGGTTAAGGTCCGCTCTGAGGGGCTGGCGCATAACAGCTACTACCTCTCCAGCCGCGGCGAAGCAGCAGTCATTGATCCCCGACGCGACAGCCAAATCTACAGCCAACTCGCCGCCGAGGACTGCAGCAAAATCCGCTACATCCTTGAAACCCACCGAAACGAAGACTACATCGTCGGTTCACTGGAACTGCAGAACCAAACAGGCGCCCAGATCTGCCACAGCAAAATGCTGCCTTTCCGCTACGGAGAACAGAACCTTAGCGGCGGCGACACCCTAAACCTTGGCGACGTCAAAATCAAGGCCCTCTACACGCCGGGGCACACCGACGAATCCCTCTGCTATCTGGTCTATGAAGGCGAGGAGGCGAAGCTGGTTTTTTCAGGCGACACCCTCTTTGCGGGCTCCGTGGGCAGAACCGACCTCTACGGCGCAAACAAATGGGCAACGCAGGCCCAGAAGCTCTATGATAGCCTCCAGGGGGAGCTGTTGACGCTGGACAGCGGAGTTTTGGTTTACCCAGCGCATGGCGCAGGCAGCGTATGCGGAGGCGGCATCACAGGATACGAGCCTACCAGCATAGGCTACGAGAAGCAAACTAACCCGTATCTGCGGTTGACCAAAGAGGGGTTTGTCGAGAGGGCGATGGCGGAGCAGCTGGTTAAGCCAAGATACTTCAAAACGATGGAGGAACAAAACCTCAACGGGGCGCCGCTGCTAAGTGAACTCTCATATCCTAAACCGCTGACGCTAAGCCAGTTTGAGGAGCAAATGCAGCATCCAGGCATGGTAGTGCTTGATACGCGGCGACCCTACAGTTACGCGGGCGCCCATGTCCCCAACGCATTAAGCCTCTGGCTAAACGGAAGTAGCGCCTACACGGGCTGGCTGCTTGACCCCGCCCAGCAAGTCATCTTTATCCATGAGCGAGCAAGCGACAACGACACCGCGACCACGTGGCTGCGCAGGCAGGGCTTTGATAACCTAGGCGGTTTTCTCTGCGGCGGCATGGAGGAGTGGCAGGAAGCCGGCAACCCCATCAAGAGCAACCCCACAATAACCGCCTCTCTGCTGCGCGGTAAGCTTGATAGGGGGGAAGTTGCGCTGCTGGATGTGCGGGAACCCCACGAGTGGCTCAAGGACGGCTACGTCGGAGGCGCCACGCTGATAAACTTCGCTGAACTACCCCAGAAAACCGCTGAGTTACCCATGGATAAGCCTTGGGCGGTGACGTGTTCAGTGGGGAACCGAAGCAGCATCGCAGTCAGCATCCTTGAAAGGGCAGGCATCAGCGGCGCCAACGTGCTGGGCGGCATGACGGCCTGGACAAACCTTGGGTACCCAACAAAAAAGGGGTTTTAG